DNA from Leptolyngbya iicbica LK:
CACTCCCCTTGCCCCATGACCGCTACTCCCACTAAAACCCAAACTCTCCTCCGGATTGAAGATCTGCAAGTCCACTTTCCAGTAATGGAGGGGCTGATCTTTCAGCGTCAGGTGGGCAGCGTCAAAGCCGTGGATGGCATTACTTTCGAGGTGCGCCAAGGTGAGACGCTGGGCTTAGTGGGCGAGTCGGGCTGTGGCAAAAGCACCACGGGCAAAGCCATTTTGCAACTAGAGCGACCCACTGCTGGCAAGATCTATTTTAAAGAGGCCGAACTGACCGCGATAAGTGGCGAAAGCCTGCGGCAGCAGCGGCGCGAGATGCAGATGATCTTTCAAGATCCCTATGCGTCGCTGAATCCGCGCATGACGGTGGGCAGCATCGTCGGTGAGCCGTTAGAGGTGCATGGGCTGGCAAGCGGGAAAGAGAAGCGCGATCGCGTGGCGGAACTCTTGCACATCGTCGGCCTCAATCCGAAATTCATCACCCGCTATCCTCACGAATTTTCCGGTGGGCAGCGCCAGCGCATCGTCATCGCTCGCGCCCTCGCGGTGAATCCCAAATTCATCGTGGCGGACGAACCCATTGCGGCGCTGGATGTCTCCATTCAGGCCCAGGTGGTGAACCTGATGCAGAAACTTCAACAGGAGTTGGGGCTAACATATCTCTTCATCGCCCATGATTTGAGTGTGGTGCGGCATATCAGCGATCGCGTGGCCGTCATGTACCTCGGCAAAGTCGTGGAACTGGCCGATCGCGTTGCCCTCTACGAAAATCCGCTGCACCCTTACACCCAAGCCCTGCTGTCTGCTGTCCCCATCCCCGACCCCACCATTGAAGCGAAGCGGGAACGCATCATCCTCGAAGGCGATGTGCCCAGCCCCACCAATCCCCCCCAGGGCTGCCGCTTCCACACCCGCTGCCCCGTTGCCGTTGATGCCTGCCGCCACAACCCCGAACCCGAATTCAAAGATGCTGGCAATGGTCACTATGTTGCCTGTCACTTAGTTAACTAGATTTTGTATACCACTCGGAATCGTGAAATTCAATTCCAAATATTGAATAAATAGTTGAGTTGTGTCTCAAGAGAAAATTTTGCACATGACCTTCCCAAAGGTATGGCAAGATATTGTCAATGTTTCTCTAAGAAATCAAGACAGACTGCATAAAACAAGCATTCATTGATCTCTCGAAGAAATCAGAACTTATTAACTTATGTT
Protein-coding regions in this window:
- a CDS encoding ABC transporter ATP-binding protein, producing the protein MTATPTKTQTLLRIEDLQVHFPVMEGLIFQRQVGSVKAVDGITFEVRQGETLGLVGESGCGKSTTGKAILQLERPTAGKIYFKEAELTAISGESLRQQRREMQMIFQDPYASLNPRMTVGSIVGEPLEVHGLASGKEKRDRVAELLHIVGLNPKFITRYPHEFSGGQRQRIVIARALAVNPKFIVADEPIAALDVSIQAQVVNLMQKLQQELGLTYLFIAHDLSVVRHISDRVAVMYLGKVVELADRVALYENPLHPYTQALLSAVPIPDPTIEAKRERIILEGDVPSPTNPPQGCRFHTRCPVAVDACRHNPEPEFKDAGNGHYVACHLVN